From Solea senegalensis isolate Sse05_10M linkage group LG7, IFAPA_SoseM_1, whole genome shotgun sequence, a single genomic window includes:
- the LOC122772513 gene encoding beta-1,3-galactosyltransferase 2-like isoform X1 — MTLKAVSSLQMKSIKPPFDRQGSSNMLESVRTTGGQSQRLTDTVKPVDDSSSSRMWCCSSRRRSFLFVLVFSGVVFIIYYTNIMGMAMDWNPDWWLQHPANSTTHRWLVPSETLNMDEALAEMLNSSITTTSSSVSVPAETNQSNNDSVPTTPPPYVSPGPYLVEYPYQYHFIMNEPQKCAEQKPFVVLMVPVAPQNRAHRDVVRKTWGSESVVLDKVVTVIFLLGLYTGEGGEQLREQLLQESNEHRDLIQSDFVDCYKNLTIKTMVMMEWLDAYCSNASYAMKIDSDMFLNVPRLVTMLSNAPKSNYMTGYVERGAIVQRNPRSKWCLPREVFPRSHYPRYALGLGYVLTLDLPKKLLEGAKHVKAVYIEDVYLGLCMEHLGINPTDPPDWNYFHVFAVPYNRCTFSKLIATTTFTQADRMAMWADFSKPGPYC; from the exons ATGACACTAAAGGCTGTTTCCTCACTACAGATGAAAAGCATCAAACCTCCATTTGACAGACAGGGAAGTTCCAACATGCTGGAGAGTGTGAGGACAACCGGGggacaaag CCAAAGACTGACGGACACAGTGAAGCCAGtggacgacagcagcagcagcaggatgtggTGCTGCAGCTCCCGACGTcgcagttttttatttgttctggTTTTTTCGGGCGTCGTTTTCATCATTTACTACACCAACATCATGGGAATGGCGATGGACTGGAACCCTGATTGGTGGCTGCAACATCCGGCAAACTCCACCACTCACAGGTGGTTGGTTCCTTCAGAGACGCTGAACATGGACGAGGCTTTAGCCGAAATGCTAAATTCCAGCATCACAACCACCAGCAGCAGCGTCAGTGTCCCCGCTGAGACCAACCAATCCAACAATGACTCAGTGCCAACAACCCCGCCTCCTTATGTGTCTCCAGGTCCATATTTGGTGGAATATCCCTACCAGTATCACTTCATCATGAATGAGCCGCAGAAATGTGCCGAGCAGAAGCCTTTCGTGGTTCTGATGGTCCCTGTGGCGCCACAGAACAGGGCTCATCGAGACGTCGTCCGTAAAACATGGGGAAGTGAAAGTGTGGTACTGGACAAAGTGGTGACGGTGATCTTCCTGCTGGGGCTGTACACTGGAGAGGGAGGCGAGCAGCTCCGagaacagctgctgcaggagagcAACGAGCACCGGGACCTGATCCAGAGCGACTTCGTGGACTGCTACAAGAACCTGACCATCAAGACCATGGTGATGATGGAGTGGCTGGACGCCTACTGCTCCAACGCCTCGTACGCCATGAAGATCGATTCGGACATGTTCCTGAATGTTCCCAGACTCGTCACGATGTTGTCAAACGCTCCAAAATCAAACTACATGACGGGATATGTAGAGAGAGGAGCTATAGTTCAAAGAAATCCAAGGTCAAAATGGTGCCTTCCCCGTGAGGTTTTCCCAAGGTCACATTACCCACGTTATGCTCTGGGTCTTGGCTACGTCCTCACTTTGGACCTCCCGAAAAAGCTGCTGGAGGGAGCCAAACATGTCAAAGCGGTCTACATTGAAGACGTGTATTTGGGCTTGTGCATGGAGCACCTGGGCATCAACCCCACTGACCCCCCAGACTGGAACTATTTTCACGTCTTTGCTGTTCCGTACAATCGCTGCACTTTCTCCAAATTAATAGCAACAACGACTTTTACTCAAGCTGATCGCATGGCGATGTGGGCCGACTTTTCAAAACCAGGTCCGTACTGCTGA
- the LOC122772513 gene encoding beta-1,3-galactosyltransferase 2-like isoform X2, whose protein sequence is MKSIKPPFDRQGSSNMLESVRTTGGQSQRLTDTVKPVDDSSSSRMWCCSSRRRSFLFVLVFSGVVFIIYYTNIMGMAMDWNPDWWLQHPANSTTHRWLVPSETLNMDEALAEMLNSSITTTSSSVSVPAETNQSNNDSVPTTPPPYVSPGPYLVEYPYQYHFIMNEPQKCAEQKPFVVLMVPVAPQNRAHRDVVRKTWGSESVVLDKVVTVIFLLGLYTGEGGEQLREQLLQESNEHRDLIQSDFVDCYKNLTIKTMVMMEWLDAYCSNASYAMKIDSDMFLNVPRLVTMLSNAPKSNYMTGYVERGAIVQRNPRSKWCLPREVFPRSHYPRYALGLGYVLTLDLPKKLLEGAKHVKAVYIEDVYLGLCMEHLGINPTDPPDWNYFHVFAVPYNRCTFSKLIATTTFTQADRMAMWADFSKPGPYC, encoded by the exons ATGAAAAGCATCAAACCTCCATTTGACAGACAGGGAAGTTCCAACATGCTGGAGAGTGTGAGGACAACCGGGggacaaag CCAAAGACTGACGGACACAGTGAAGCCAGtggacgacagcagcagcagcaggatgtggTGCTGCAGCTCCCGACGTcgcagttttttatttgttctggTTTTTTCGGGCGTCGTTTTCATCATTTACTACACCAACATCATGGGAATGGCGATGGACTGGAACCCTGATTGGTGGCTGCAACATCCGGCAAACTCCACCACTCACAGGTGGTTGGTTCCTTCAGAGACGCTGAACATGGACGAGGCTTTAGCCGAAATGCTAAATTCCAGCATCACAACCACCAGCAGCAGCGTCAGTGTCCCCGCTGAGACCAACCAATCCAACAATGACTCAGTGCCAACAACCCCGCCTCCTTATGTGTCTCCAGGTCCATATTTGGTGGAATATCCCTACCAGTATCACTTCATCATGAATGAGCCGCAGAAATGTGCCGAGCAGAAGCCTTTCGTGGTTCTGATGGTCCCTGTGGCGCCACAGAACAGGGCTCATCGAGACGTCGTCCGTAAAACATGGGGAAGTGAAAGTGTGGTACTGGACAAAGTGGTGACGGTGATCTTCCTGCTGGGGCTGTACACTGGAGAGGGAGGCGAGCAGCTCCGagaacagctgctgcaggagagcAACGAGCACCGGGACCTGATCCAGAGCGACTTCGTGGACTGCTACAAGAACCTGACCATCAAGACCATGGTGATGATGGAGTGGCTGGACGCCTACTGCTCCAACGCCTCGTACGCCATGAAGATCGATTCGGACATGTTCCTGAATGTTCCCAGACTCGTCACGATGTTGTCAAACGCTCCAAAATCAAACTACATGACGGGATATGTAGAGAGAGGAGCTATAGTTCAAAGAAATCCAAGGTCAAAATGGTGCCTTCCCCGTGAGGTTTTCCCAAGGTCACATTACCCACGTTATGCTCTGGGTCTTGGCTACGTCCTCACTTTGGACCTCCCGAAAAAGCTGCTGGAGGGAGCCAAACATGTCAAAGCGGTCTACATTGAAGACGTGTATTTGGGCTTGTGCATGGAGCACCTGGGCATCAACCCCACTGACCCCCCAGACTGGAACTATTTTCACGTCTTTGCTGTTCCGTACAATCGCTGCACTTTCTCCAAATTAATAGCAACAACGACTTTTACTCAAGCTGATCGCATGGCGATGTGGGCCGACTTTTCAAAACCAGGTCCGTACTGCTGA
- the cdhr5a gene encoding cadherin-related family member 5: MELMLRSKPVSGFFGCVVVIIGYFFTVSAAQRLCSVPPGPVTVSENSTADVQLVQISSGSDVTLKVTVNPEGLFYLRGNDLMAKKGLDYESLSSAALVVWVQCSRTGSRSVNESVEVLVENVNDNPPNFAQNHYVLEVNELTAINTSVGLMEATDVDSAPLFYRLESATDKFFRLENINVPKILVKSLLDYDVVQKISLVLHVQDTFNGSASNEPFFTSVATITVNVKDVDNRPPWFQPCLRTNLGIAKLCVSSGYRGKVNLTEKEEGPLVLEPGPVFAKDGDKNRSEQISYRILRGNEGNIFHIDEETGNITMAKAADIIGPITLTVLASQVTNRDQFAVTQVTIEVMKRSRNPPRFEKERYEGFIYSNSVPESMILRDRSTNRPFRVRARDEDFASGVNPDVKYEVQYSSYVNVTSDGFMILKRVVKTESFALQLRAVDSTTGEFGTAAVSVQVIPAMAIPSPSNIGYRPGDMALLGLVMAALLVLCLIVIGFLISRLWKGNGSMDKLCGCLGPCLKSDRPRTGHRDSLQYTNNGFQNEGDQSRVGVRRWNNPLPRRSTFPQPRGRVIPLERRSHHCSSCGVYTNHVPKGSPSTRRAWRDRGDGDEYGTRSILTRQRRKEGQKTVWFKESEDSSDIEVEIIPDTVGQVLEETEEELEAEVEMEGVVRDPAAPLREEEVQNAEPSEEEEECGRTSSDKEKEKQEG; this comes from the exons ATGGAACTGATGCTGAGGAGCAAACCTGTGAGCGGTTTCTTTGGATgcgtcgtcgtcatcatcggTTACTTTTTTACAGTTAGTGCGGCTCAAAGAC TTTGCTCGGTGCCTCCTGGTCCAGTGACGGTTTCTGAAAACAGCACAGCCGACGTGCAGCTGGTGCAGATCAGCTCTGGCAGTGATGTGACGCTCAAAGTCACGGTGAACCCTGAGGGTCTGTTCTACCTGAGAGGAAACGACCTGATGGCGAAGAAGGGGCTCGATTATGAG TCGTTGTCCAGTGCAGCTCTGGTGGTGTGGGTGCAATGCAGCAGAACTGGTTCCAGATCT GTGAACGAGTCTGTTGAAGTCCTGGTTGAAAATGTGAACGACAACCCTCCAAACTTCGCACAAAACCACTACGTGCTGGAGGTGAACGAG CTCACAGCGATCAACACCAGCGTCGGGCTGATGGAAGCGACAGACGTGGACTCAGCGCCTCTGTTCTATCGTTTAGAGTCGGCGACG GATAAATTTTTCCGTCTGGAGAACATCAACGTGCCAAAGATCCTTGTAAAGAGCCTCCTGGACTACGACGTCGTACAAAAGATCTCGCTGGTTTTACACGTGCAG GACACGTTCAACGGCTCGGCCTCCAACGAGCCGTTCTTCACGTCGGTGGCCACGATCACGGTCAACGTGAAGGACGTCGATAACCGGCCGCCGTGGTTTCAGCCGTGTCTGAGGACAAATTTAGGGATCGCCaaactgtgtgtgagcagcGGCTACAGAGGCAAGGTCAACCTGACGGAGAAAGAG GAAGGACCATTAGTGCTGGAGCCCGGGCCGGTGTTCGCTAAGGACGGAGACAAGAACAGGAGCGAGCAGATCAGCTACAGAATACTGCGAG GAAACGAAGGAAACATTTTCCACATTGATGAAGAAACAGGAAACATCACCATGGCAAAAGCTGCTGATATTATCGGCCCGATAACGCTCACTGTTCTG GCATCTCAGGTGACCAACAGGGACCAGTTTGCAGTGACTCAGGTGACCATTGAGGTGATGAAGAGGAGCAGGAATCCTCCGCGGTTTGAGAAGGAGCGATACGAAGGGTTCATCTACAGCAACTCCGTCCCTGAAAGCATGATCCTCCGAGACCGGAGCACAAACCGGCCCTTCAGGGTGCGAGCGCGGGACGAGGACTTTGCTAGT GGTGTGAATCCAGATGTGAAGTACGAGGTCCAGTACAGCAGCTACGTCAACGTGACCTCGGACGGTTTCATGATCCTGAAGAGAGTTGTGAAGACGGAGTCCTTCGCGCTGCAG cTCCGGGCGGTGGACTCAACGACGGGGGAGTTTGGCACAGCAGCCGTCTCTGTCCAGGTCATACCGG CCATGGCCATTCCGTCTCCCTCCAACATCGGCTACCGTCCAGGAGACATGGCTCTCCTGGGTCTGGTCATGGCGGCTCTGCTCGTGCTCTGCCTCATTGTGATCGGCTTTTTGATTTCCCGCTTGTGGAAGGGAAATGGCAGCATGGACAAACTGTGTGGG TGCCTGGGCCCCTGTCTGAAGTCGGACCGGCCCCGGACCGGGCACAGGGACTCGCTGCAGTACACCAACAACGGTTTCCAGAACGAGGGCGACCAAAGCCGCGTGGGCGTCAGGCGCTGGAACAACCCTCTCCCAAGGCGGAGCACCTTCCCCCAGCCGCGGGGCCGGGTCATCCCCCTGGAGAGGCGGAGCCACCACTGCTCCTCCTGTGGCGTCTACACCAACCACGTCCCCAAGGGGAGCCCCTCAACGAGGAGGGCCTggagggacagaggagacgGGGACGAGTACGGCACAAGGTCCATCCTGACCAGgcagaggagaaaggagggCCAGAAGACAGTGTGGTTCAAAGAGAGCGAGGACTCCTCAGACATCGAGGTGGAGATAATCCCGGACACTGTAGGACAGGTGttggaggagacagaggaggagctggaggcggAGGTGGAGATGGAGGGGGTTGTCAGAGACCCGGCTGCCCCgctgagagaggaggaggtccAGAACGCCGAGcccagtgaggaggaggaggagtgtggaAGAACAAGCTCAGataaggagaaggagaagcaggAGGGCTGA